In the Roseofilum casamattae BLCC-M143 genome, GGAACAAAGTTCCCTCAGACTGTCATACTAGAGAGGAAATAGACGAAAGTCAACTCTCAGATATGTCAGTAGAAATAAGTAATATAGACCATTTAGGATTGGTAGCAGGCATCATTGATTCTATTGGAATGGAAGGAAAAATTAATGAAATCCTAGGTGAGCAAAGAGGGGAAAAAATCAGTGCCGGTCAAGTAGTCAAAGGGATGATCTTAAATGGACTAGGATTAGTGTCATCTCCTTTATATTTATTT is a window encoding:
- a CDS encoding DUF4277 domain-containing protein, producing MSVEISNIDHLGLVAGIIDSIGMEGKINEILGEQRGEKISAGQVVKGMILNGLGLVSSPLYLF